In Clostridium sp. DL-VIII, the following proteins share a genomic window:
- a CDS encoding DUF2442 domain-containing protein: MEYMPEVIQVIPTDDFKVYVYFDDGSIRLYDASEDVKLGVFAKLQDLNLFKNCCTVLNGTLAWDLEGTYDETKCLDLDPFNIYENSPEVEEPEFLFLRGQSSV; the protein is encoded by the coding sequence ATGGAATATATGCCAGAAGTTATTCAAGTAATACCAACAGATGATTTTAAAGTATATGTATATTTTGATGACGGCTCTATAAGGCTCTATGATGCTAGCGAAGATGTTAAATTAGGTGTATTTGCAAAACTACAAGATTTGAATTTATTCAAAAATTGTTGTACTGTTTTAAATGGTACTTTAGCTTGGGATTTAGAAGGAACTTATGATGAAACAAAATGTTTGGATTTAGATCCATTTAATATTTATGAGAACTCACCAGAAGTTGAAGAACCGGAATTTTTATTCCTAAGGGGTCAAAGTTCTGTATAA
- a CDS encoding DUF4160 domain-containing protein: protein MPEISLFFGIRVTINYNDHVPPHFHAEYNGNKVLVDIINVKVLKGYFPKRQLKLILAWGEIHKDELMQNWELARNHESLYRIAPLT from the coding sequence ATGCCAGAAATAAGTTTGTTTTTTGGAATAAGAGTTACAATAAATTATAATGATCATGTGCCACCACATTTTCATGCTGAATATAATGGTAATAAAGTTTTAGTTGATATAATTAATGTTAAAGTCTTAAAAGGATACTTCCCTAAAAGACAATTAAAATTAATATTGGCATGGGGAGAGATTCATAAAGATGAGTTAATGCAGAATTGGGAACTTGCAAGAAATCATGAATCTTTATATAGAATAGCGCCATTAACATAA
- a CDS encoding AAA family ATPase: MKKTIQIGASDFKELIEGNNYFVDKSLLIKEFIENGAKIILTPRPRRFGKTLNLSMLRYFFDIRTKEETKDLFKGLKIENEKEIMELQGAYPVIFITFKNEKYLTYEDFKDGLMFLLSNLYKEHEYLLESDKLSKIDKQDYMDVMAKKASIAEVCNGISSLMGYMNKHYGKKVMLFIDEYDVPIQEGYLRGYYDEMIVLIRNLLTSALKDNPYVEKSLITGILRVAKESIFSGLNNLQVNTILGFKFRDKFGFTEEELRELLQYYDLDDRSKKIKAWYNGYIFGGKIIYNPWSVLNYIDNNEVGFMPYWINSSSNDLIKRLLLKGDNNLKIELEELIEGKSINKIIDDNIVMSEVEDSNENIWSFLILSGYLKAVKTEVIRGRLNCELKIPNEEVHIFYENLIEKWFKETLTNQKYEEMLNRLTCGDIENFGFIFQDFVLDNLSYFDVSGKEPERLYHAFVLGMLVSLSESYEVKSNKESGYGRYDVMIIPKDISKLGIIIEFKKINELSKETIDTAAQEALKQIEENKYEQELISKGIKNVMKLAIVFKGKEIDIVQ; the protein is encoded by the coding sequence ATGAAAAAAACTATACAAATAGGGGCCTCTGACTTTAAAGAATTAATAGAAGGAAATAATTACTTTGTAGATAAGAGTTTATTAATAAAGGAATTCATAGAAAATGGAGCAAAAATCATCTTAACACCAAGACCAAGAAGGTTTGGAAAGACATTAAATTTAAGCATGCTTAGGTATTTTTTTGATATAAGAACAAAGGAAGAAACTAAAGACTTATTTAAAGGTTTAAAGATAGAAAATGAAAAAGAAATTATGGAGCTTCAAGGGGCATATCCTGTTATCTTTATTACTTTCAAAAATGAAAAATATTTAACTTATGAAGATTTTAAAGATGGACTTATGTTTTTATTATCAAATCTTTATAAGGAACATGAATACTTGCTTGAAAGTGATAAATTATCTAAAATAGATAAACAGGATTATATGGATGTGATGGCGAAAAAGGCATCCATTGCTGAAGTGTGTAATGGAATAAGTTCACTTATGGGGTATATGAATAAGCATTATGGGAAAAAGGTAATGCTATTTATAGATGAGTATGATGTACCAATTCAAGAAGGCTATTTACGTGGGTACTACGATGAGATGATTGTACTCATAAGAAATTTATTAACCTCAGCACTTAAAGATAATCCGTATGTTGAAAAATCATTGATTACAGGAATTCTTAGAGTTGCGAAGGAAAGTATATTTTCAGGACTTAATAATTTACAAGTAAATACGATATTAGGTTTTAAATTTAGGGATAAGTTTGGATTTACAGAAGAGGAGTTAAGAGAACTTCTACAATATTATGATTTAGATGATAGGAGTAAAAAAATTAAAGCTTGGTATAATGGATATATTTTTGGAGGGAAAATAATATATAATCCATGGTCAGTACTAAATTATATTGATAACAATGAAGTCGGCTTTATGCCTTATTGGATTAACAGCAGCAGCAATGATTTGATTAAAAGATTATTGCTTAAAGGTGACAATAATCTAAAAATTGAACTTGAAGAACTTATAGAAGGAAAATCAATAAATAAAATAATAGATGATAATATAGTAATGTCTGAAGTTGAAGATTCAAATGAAAATATTTGGAGCTTTTTGATTTTAAGTGGGTATTTGAAAGCTGTAAAAACCGAAGTTATTAGGGGGAGATTAAACTGTGAACTTAAAATTCCCAATGAAGAAGTTCATATATTTTATGAAAATTTAATTGAGAAATGGTTCAAAGAAACTTTAACTAATCAAAAATATGAAGAAATGTTAAATAGATTAACATGCGGAGATATAGAAAATTTTGGGTTTATATTTCAAGATTTTGTTTTAGATAATCTAAGTTATTTTGATGTGTCTGGGAAAGAGCCGGAAAGATTATATCATGCATTTGTTCTTGGGATGCTTGTATCACTTTCGGAAAGTTATGAAGTTAAATCAAATAAGGAAAGTGGTTATGGAAGATATGATGTAATGATAATTCCAAAAGATATATCAAAATTAGGGATCATTATTGAATTCAAAAAAATAAATGAACTATCAAAAGAAACTATAGATACAGCTGCACAGGAGGCATTAAAGCAGATTGAAGAAAATAAATATGAACAGGAACTTATTAGTAAAGGAATAAAAAATGTAATGAAACTTGCAATTGTATTTAAGGGTAAGGAAATTGATATTGTACAATAA
- a CDS encoding Rpn family recombination-promoting nuclease/putative transposase, whose product MKNKNVHHEHDVGYKHLFSHKSTFLEFLKSFIKKEWANLIKEEDLILVDKSYILSGFEEEESDILYKADISGKEVVFYVLLEFQSKVDFQMPMRLLFYMVEVWRDILKNTNKIERKRKNFRLPAIVPIVLYNGKNKWTAKTNFRETLSGYELFEDNVLNFNYMLFDINRYSDDELFSISNLVSAIFLLDQEMNEEELVRRLRKMIYILKKVSPEQFSVFKLWLKNIVKPRLAEELQNEVDIVIEKSNQEEVDIMVSNLGKTIDKIQQKATERGLKQGIERGIEQGIEQGIEKKAKDTAIKAIEIGMNNEIIMELTGLSEKEINDIRKELSH is encoded by the coding sequence TTGAAAAACAAAAACGTGCATCATGAACATGACGTAGGATATAAGCATTTATTTTCACATAAAAGTACTTTTTTAGAATTCTTAAAAAGTTTTATAAAAAAAGAATGGGCAAACCTGATAAAAGAGGAAGATTTAATTTTAGTTGATAAGTCATACATACTCTCAGGCTTTGAGGAAGAAGAATCAGATATATTATATAAGGCTGATATAAGTGGGAAGGAAGTAGTCTTTTATGTATTGTTGGAGTTTCAGTCAAAAGTGGATTTTCAAATGCCAATGCGATTGCTATTCTATATGGTAGAAGTATGGAGAGATATACTTAAGAATACTAATAAGATTGAAAGGAAAAGAAAAAACTTTAGGCTGCCAGCAATTGTTCCAATAGTATTGTATAATGGAAAAAACAAATGGACAGCAAAGACGAATTTTAGAGAAACGTTAAGTGGATATGAGTTATTTGAAGATAATGTATTAAATTTTAATTATATGCTATTTGATATAAATAGATATTCAGATGACGAATTATTTAGTATATCCAATTTAGTGTCAGCAATATTTTTATTGGATCAAGAAATGAATGAAGAAGAGCTGGTGAGAAGATTAAGAAAAATGATATATATTTTAAAAAAAGTATCACCAGAGCAGTTCAGTGTATTCAAACTATGGCTTAAAAATATTGTAAAACCAAGGCTTGCAGAAGAATTGCAAAATGAAGTAGATATTGTAATCGAGAAATCTAATCAAGAGGAGGTAGATATTATGGTAAGCAATTTAGGAAAAACTATAGATAAGATACAGCAAAAAGCTACAGAAAGAGGATTAAAACAAGGTATTGAACGGGGAATTGAGCAGGGAATTGAGCAGGGAATTGAGAAGAAAGCAAAAGATACAGCAATAAAGGCAATAGAAATTGGAATGAATAACGAGATTATTATGGAGTTAACAGGATTATCAGAGAAAGAAATAAATGATATTAGGAAAGAACTAAGTCATTAG